One segment of Streptomyces sp. TG1A-8 DNA contains the following:
- a CDS encoding radical SAM protein: MASDKAVVLPSADGSRATLYDPDRMSFASLPPHAVERARRFAAAGHGGADLTAEELQEWQELTHLISASSFPVPADNASTRISQLVIGNTYHCNMGCTYCYNELETKEKKGSEVPTGMTWETARTSIEQVLDQADPGRPVRIFFIGGEPLLEREILERSVEYAEAYAAPLGVKVRFNVYTNGTLLTGRTLAWCEKHAISLIVSLDGPPALNTNRVLLSGRPTSKIVLRNIRRLMETQTSPMRRVRAVSQPGTSLLALHKYLVALGFNEVHVQPMYNGEGITSVGESEMIELLDWWTDNLEKGTVLDIMPFGAFFQKILHQGRAVSSWYPCLAARNAVTVGPDGRVYSCHHAIEEPAFEMGHIGRGLPIVEIRSKHFKRVDEREPCRSCWAKHVCGGECYHRSLSAGAGEFGTLPAACHERKALIGFAFDAFTRVAKRNPQALRQLALGQLSQPEPQESAYQAADLRDFI; the protein is encoded by the coding sequence ATGGCTTCCGACAAGGCAGTGGTTCTCCCGAGTGCCGACGGCTCGCGGGCAACGCTCTACGACCCGGACCGGATGTCATTCGCCAGCCTGCCCCCGCACGCGGTCGAGCGCGCCCGGCGATTTGCGGCGGCTGGGCATGGCGGGGCGGACCTGACCGCCGAGGAACTGCAGGAGTGGCAAGAGCTGACCCATCTGATCTCCGCCTCCTCCTTCCCGGTGCCGGCGGACAATGCCAGCACCCGCATCAGCCAACTGGTCATCGGTAATACCTACCACTGCAATATGGGCTGCACGTACTGCTACAACGAACTGGAGACCAAGGAGAAGAAGGGGTCCGAGGTCCCGACAGGGATGACCTGGGAGACGGCCAGGACCAGCATCGAGCAGGTCCTCGACCAGGCCGACCCTGGCAGGCCCGTGCGGATCTTCTTCATTGGCGGCGAGCCACTGCTGGAGCGCGAGATCCTCGAGCGCAGCGTCGAATACGCCGAGGCATACGCGGCTCCACTCGGGGTGAAGGTCCGCTTCAACGTGTACACCAATGGCACCCTGCTCACTGGGCGGACGCTTGCCTGGTGCGAGAAGCACGCTATCTCGTTGATCGTCAGCCTGGACGGGCCACCCGCACTGAACACCAACCGCGTGCTCCTTTCGGGGCGCCCAACGAGCAAGATCGTCTTGCGCAATATTCGGCGTCTGATGGAGACCCAGACCTCACCGATGCGGCGGGTGCGCGCGGTCAGCCAGCCCGGAACCTCTCTGCTGGCCCTGCACAAATATCTGGTTGCTCTTGGTTTCAATGAGGTCCACGTACAACCGATGTACAACGGCGAGGGAATAACTTCTGTCGGCGAATCCGAAATGATCGAGCTCTTGGACTGGTGGACGGACAACCTCGAAAAGGGGACGGTACTGGACATCATGCCCTTCGGTGCGTTTTTCCAAAAAATCCTGCACCAAGGACGTGCGGTCAGTTCCTGGTACCCCTGCCTGGCGGCCAGAAATGCGGTCACGGTCGGACCCGATGGCCGAGTGTATTCCTGCCATCACGCCATTGAGGAGCCCGCTTTCGAGATGGGACACATCGGCCGGGGGCTTCCAATCGTCGAAATCCGCAGTAAGCACTTCAAGAGGGTCGACGAGCGCGAACCGTGCCGAAGCTGTTGGGCGAAGCATGTCTGTGGTGGGGAGTGCTATCACCGATCGCTGTCCGCCGGCGCGGGCGAGTTCGGCACGCTGCCGGCAGCGTGCCATGAGCGCAAGGCGTTGATCGGCTTCGCCTTCGACGCCTTCACCCGAGTTGCCAAGCGCAATCCCCAGGCACTTCGCCAGCTGGCGCTCGGACAGCTGTCCCAGCCGGAACCGCAGGAATCCGCCTACCAGGCGGCCGATCTACGTGACTTCATCTGA
- a CDS encoding IS4 family transposase, giving the protein MKYKVERVSTATVFSCRAKVRLGPEPLRALFARVCRPVAVARTQGAWYRRWRLVAVDGTVFDVPDTPANAQCFGRPGTSRGQGRSAYPQARAAALAECGTHAVFAAEGGPLSLHETALARRLFPALTKGMLVLADRGFCGFDLWRAAKAGGADLLWRVRSTVVLPVLEALADGSYLSEIVAARDHYRRADPERVRAIEYTLGPRGGDGAAYRLITTVLDPDHAPAEELAALYAQRWEIENTLDEIKNHQGIPGLVLRSRHETAPGPAGRSAQGGARARSCTSHSLCRSWWWRSASMSPATVPGAGATQCAGTGCARTCPLPTPRFSSSVRQIERPDPELWQSPAHEKPARVGQPPISGSVQRRAARCSSFPWQSACPCRWQLPSAVYAPNGMGAKFLAALAAAQIEPNCIRGRRWRAKRSPRPEATAAADPRSHDDMLTFGPRAQGQWNAGSDIAGKLVIKVGKSTGKKPSVASGFQALVKAERAGTQGQAVDLSPRPGHVVARSIGLGAGELEEVRP; this is encoded by the coding sequence ATGAAGTACAAGGTGGAGAGGGTGTCGACCGCCACGGTGTTCTCGTGCAGGGCCAAGGTGCGGCTGGGGCCGGAGCCGTTGCGGGCCCTGTTCGCCCGGGTGTGCCGGCCGGTGGCGGTCGCGCGGACGCAAGGCGCCTGGTACCGGCGGTGGCGGCTGGTCGCGGTGGACGGGACGGTCTTCGATGTCCCCGACACCCCGGCGAACGCCCAGTGCTTCGGGCGTCCCGGTACCAGTCGCGGGCAGGGCCGCAGTGCGTATCCGCAGGCGAGGGCGGCGGCCCTGGCCGAGTGCGGTACCCATGCCGTGTTCGCGGCCGAGGGCGGCCCCTTGTCGCTCCATGAGACCGCTCTGGCCAGGCGACTGTTCCCCGCGCTGACGAAGGGCATGCTCGTACTCGCCGACCGGGGCTTTTGCGGTTTCGACCTGTGGCGGGCCGCGAAAGCGGGCGGCGCGGACCTGCTCTGGCGGGTCCGCAGCACCGTAGTGCTGCCGGTCCTGGAAGCCCTCGCCGACGGCTCCTACCTGTCGGAGATCGTCGCCGCGCGGGACCACTACCGGCGCGCGGACCCCGAGCGGGTGCGGGCGATTGAGTACACCCTCGGCCCACGCGGCGGCGACGGCGCCGCCTACCGGCTGATCACCACCGTCCTCGACCCCGACCATGCACCGGCCGAGGAGCTCGCCGCCCTCTATGCCCAGCGGTGGGAGATCGAGAACACCCTGGACGAGATCAAGAACCACCAGGGCATCCCGGGGCTGGTGCTGCGTTCCCGGCACGAGACCGCCCCTGGACCGGCTGGACGTTCAGCGCAGGGTGGGGCTCGCGCGAGAAGCTGCACATCACACTCGTTGTGCCGGAGCTGGTGGTGGAGGTCGGCGTCGATGTCGCCCGCGACAGTACCGGGCGCCGGCGCCACCCAGTGCGCTGGCACCGGATGCGCCCGAACTTGTCCCCTGCCGACACCCCGGTTCTCGAGCTCGGTCCGCCAGATTGAACGACCGGATCCCGAACTGTGGCAAAGCCCTGCTCATGAGAAGCCAGCGCGAGTTGGTCAACCGCCGATCAGCGGGTCGGTACAGCGACGGGCCGCACGATGCTCGTCATTTCCCTGGCAGTCCGCTTGCCCCTGCCGCTGGCAGCTCCCCTCCGCGGTGTACGCCCCGAATGGGATGGGTGCGAAGTTTCTCGCCGCGCTGGCCGCCGCCCAGATCGAGCCCAACTGCATCCGGGGAAGGCGCTGGAGGGCCAAAAGATCGCCGCGGCCAGAGGCAACCGCGGCGGCCGACCCAAGGTCCCACGACGACATGCTGACCTTTGGCCCTCGCGCTCAAGGCCAATGGAATGCCGGGTCGGACATCGCGGGGAAGCTGGTTATCAAGGTTGGTAAGAGCACCGGGAAGAAGCCGTCGGTGGCCTCGGGATTCCAGGCGCTCGTCAAGGCCGAGAGGGCCGGCACCCAGGGCCAGGCCGTCGACCTGTCCCCGCGGCCCGGGCACGTGGTCGCCCGGAGCATCGGCCTGGGCGCCGGGGAGCTGGAAGAGGTACGGCCGTGA